Proteins from a single region of Abyssalbus ytuae:
- a CDS encoding DUF6691 family protein: protein MKGIIYLVVGILFGTIMFKSEAASWFRIYEMFQFDSFHMYGIIGSALVVGIIGVQIIKRFKLKSFNGEEIVIPPKDKSISRYLFGGIIFGFGWALAGACPGPMFTLLGAGYFPIIIVIISAIFGTFMYGVLRDKLPH from the coding sequence ATGAAAGGCATTATATATTTAGTAGTAGGTATTTTATTTGGTACTATTATGTTTAAATCTGAAGCGGCTTCATGGTTCAGGATTTACGAAATGTTTCAATTTGATTCATTTCATATGTATGGAATCATAGGTTCTGCCCTTGTAGTAGGAATAATAGGGGTTCAAATTATAAAAAGATTTAAGCTGAAATCTTTTAACGGAGAAGAAATTGTGATACCTCCAAAAGATAAAAGTATTAGCAGATATTTATTCGGTGGGATAATTTTCGGATTTGGATGGGCACTGGCGGGAGCTTGCCCCGGCCCGATGTTTACTCTGCTGGGAGCCGGATATTTTCCAATTATAATAGTAATAATATCAGCAATTTTCGGAACATTCATGTATGGTGTTCTTCGGGATAAATTACCACATTAA
- a CDS encoding sulfatase-like hydrolase/transferase, which produces MKKSVLTLTVIIIFLCVTTGNAQKNKSPKIVLITMDGFRWQEFYTGADPLLITNKEFVEDTTFLKTRFWRDNEKERREALMPFLWKEAIHRGQFHGNRKENSRVNLTNNMWFSYPGYNEILSGKADDKRINSNDKIDNPNVTVLEIINNKPAYKGKVAAFGSWDVFPYIINENRSGVPVNAGFETATGDLSEREEFLNELQEQIPSPWGSVRLDAFTHHYALEYIKKNHPEVVYIAYGETDDFAHDGDYQAYLKSAHTTDSMIKELWEFTQNDDFYKDNTIFLISTDHGRGTEPLETWKHHGTKIKNAGEVWFITFGHNIKVKGEVKDDEQLYSNQFAPTILQLLGMKVDKSMIEGRPLNIYE; this is translated from the coding sequence ATGAAAAAAAGCGTTTTAACCCTAACCGTAATAATAATTTTCTTGTGTGTGACAACAGGCAATGCACAAAAAAATAAATCACCAAAAATAGTGCTTATAACAATGGATGGTTTTCGTTGGCAGGAATTTTACACAGGGGCAGATCCTTTATTAATAACCAATAAAGAATTTGTAGAAGATACTACGTTCTTAAAAACCCGGTTTTGGAGAGATAATGAAAAAGAAAGAAGAGAAGCACTGATGCCGTTTTTGTGGAAAGAAGCTATACACAGAGGACAGTTTCATGGCAACAGGAAGGAAAACAGCAGGGTGAATTTAACCAACAATATGTGGTTTTCATATCCCGGATATAACGAAATATTATCGGGAAAAGCTGATGATAAAAGAATAAACAGTAATGATAAAATTGATAATCCTAATGTGACGGTGCTGGAAATAATTAACAATAAACCGGCTTATAAAGGCAAAGTAGCTGCATTTGGCAGTTGGGATGTTTTTCCGTACATAATAAATGAAAACCGTTCTGGTGTGCCTGTTAATGCAGGATTTGAAACGGCTACCGGTGATTTATCCGAAAGAGAAGAATTTTTAAATGAATTGCAGGAACAAATACCAAGCCCATGGGGGAGTGTGAGGTTAGATGCCTTTACACACCATTATGCACTGGAATACATAAAAAAAAATCATCCGGAAGTTGTATATATAGCTTATGGCGAAACGGATGATTTTGCTCACGACGGTGATTACCAGGCCTATTTAAAATCGGCTCATACTACTGACTCAATGATAAAGGAACTGTGGGAGTTTACTCAAAACGATGATTTTTATAAGGATAATACTATTTTTTTAATCTCAACAGACCATGGACGTGGAACTGAACCCTTAGAGACATGGAAACACCACGGGACAAAAATTAAAAATGCCGGAGAGGTATGGTTTATCACCTTCGGGCATAACATAAAGGTGAAGGGAGAAGTAAAAGATGATGAACAATTATATAGTAATCAGTTTGCGCCAACCATTTTACAATTACTTGGTATGAAAGTGGATAAATCTATGATAGAAGGAAGGCCGCTTAATATATATGAATAA
- a CDS encoding M14 family metallopeptidase, with translation MKKSTFIIIGLLSVMYVTAQLNPQSKKITERYFPDADSIENVTPALQKKRGYTDYDELTSFLNSLKASHPGYVTIEYIGETQKGYNIPLIRLTNSGSDNEKIKVWMQGGLHGNEPASTEGLLYLLHTLLNNSSYTYLLDKIDLKVVPMANIDGYLKQSRYAANGLDLNRDQTKLMAPESIVLKQAFSDFNPQVGVDFHEFNPYRRDFAKMGSFGVAALYDIMFLYSGNLNIPENMRKATDSLFVENARKELDKNSLRYHDYMATATYSGETHFTLGSIHARSSATSYALTNTISSLIEVRGVHLGRTSFKRRIATTFSIAASYLKTAYDNSDQIKNEIVKAQNCATKSVVKSKRKVYKDTIQVIDLDTYDLMDLEITVRDALQSEPKLVREIPQAYLIDKECSELIKKLNVLGIKTNTLEEDTEYTVKGYLVTEFDNKDEPYEKMIRQSVKTEFIEKTIKFPKGTFIIPTNQKNAPLLTEILEPEATNSFVSFGVLETGLNKELPIYRLSKKN, from the coding sequence ATGAAAAAAAGCACCTTTATAATTATCGGTTTGTTAAGTGTCATGTATGTGACAGCTCAACTCAATCCTCAGTCTAAAAAAATTACTGAACGATATTTTCCTGATGCCGACAGTATTGAAAACGTTACCCCGGCACTTCAAAAAAAGAGAGGTTATACAGATTATGATGAATTGACTTCCTTCCTGAACAGCTTAAAAGCTTCACATCCCGGTTATGTAACCATAGAATACATTGGTGAAACACAAAAAGGATACAACATACCCTTAATAAGGCTAACAAATTCCGGCTCTGACAATGAAAAAATTAAAGTATGGATGCAGGGAGGCCTACATGGTAATGAACCTGCAAGTACGGAAGGTCTCCTTTATTTACTTCATACACTTTTAAACAATTCTTCCTATACTTATTTGCTGGATAAAATTGACCTGAAAGTGGTGCCAATGGCCAATATTGACGGCTATCTTAAACAAAGTCGTTATGCTGCCAACGGATTGGACCTTAACCGTGACCAGACAAAACTTATGGCTCCGGAAAGTATTGTCCTTAAACAGGCATTTTCAGACTTCAACCCTCAAGTGGGAGTCGACTTTCATGAGTTTAATCCTTACAGAAGAGATTTTGCTAAAATGGGAAGTTTCGGGGTTGCCGCTCTTTACGATATTATGTTTTTGTATAGCGGCAATTTGAATATTCCTGAAAATATGAGAAAGGCAACAGACTCCCTTTTTGTGGAAAATGCAAGAAAAGAACTGGATAAAAACAGCTTACGCTACCACGATTATATGGCTACCGCCACTTACTCGGGCGAAACACATTTTACCCTGGGGTCTATTCATGCCCGTTCAAGTGCTACCTCGTATGCGCTTACCAACACCATCTCTTCTTTAATTGAAGTAAGGGGTGTACACCTGGGCAGAACATCATTTAAAAGGCGAATTGCCACTACATTTTCAATAGCCGCTTCTTATTTAAAGACAGCCTATGATAATAGTGATCAAATTAAAAATGAAATAGTAAAAGCCCAAAACTGTGCAACAAAAAGTGTAGTGAAAAGTAAGCGAAAAGTTTATAAAGACACCATTCAGGTGATTGATTTAGACACTTACGATTTAATGGATTTGGAAATTACGGTAAGGGATGCTTTACAATCGGAACCTAAACTGGTAAGAGAGATACCGCAAGCTTATTTAATTGATAAAGAGTGTAGCGAATTAATTAAAAAATTAAATGTATTAGGCATAAAAACCAATACACTTGAAGAAGATACCGAATATACGGTTAAAGGTTATTTAGTGACTGAATTTGATAATAAAGATGAACCCTACGAAAAAATGATCAGGCAAAGTGTAAAAACCGAGTTCATTGAGAAAACCATAAAATTTCCAAAAGGGACTTTTATCATACCTACAAATCAAAAAAATGCCCCCTTGCTCACCGAAATTCTGGAACCTGAAGCCACAAACAGTTTTGTGAGTTTTGGAGTATTGGAAACCGGATTAAATAAAGAATTACCCATATACAGATTATCTAAAAAGAATTAA
- a CDS encoding OprO/OprP family phosphate-selective porin, which produces MKFYKIFLWACLLLIFSRSHSQNVRLNSYQFGEGLQFSTTDGKELKISGFIQPYFETKHYTDADDLDAANRFRMRRARLRFDGESANKRFSYRFQVDLSGASEADDGDTNYLMDAYISYELTNRIKVSFGQRSTYTDNRELFMSSNTLQLVERSRLTSAFASIREFGLFLQGNFRSGGGSYLRPYFVLTNGDGGNVFGKDHGGLKVGGRIDFLPFGLFTNFGQFRQADVMRERSPKLAIGVNYSHNNGMSSRRGRGSGDIIYLNDNDEESLPDYTKYGIDFLFKYNGFSALGEYVKTSATVPSDITKRILNSGSISTSFEVDGEQDVENYVKGRMMLGEGYNLQLGYLFKSGYSVDARYTHLKADTNSFLNNDTFYSRPNYYTIGLSKYLARNYGAKIQTSFTYVDGDSINDNGGNPIDGNEWIARLMLTFSF; this is translated from the coding sequence ATGAAATTCTATAAAATATTTTTATGGGCTTGCCTGTTACTTATCTTTTCCAGGTCTCATAGCCAGAATGTCCGGCTAAACTCCTATCAGTTTGGTGAAGGCTTACAATTTAGTACTACCGATGGAAAAGAACTGAAAATAAGTGGATTTATACAACCTTATTTTGAAACAAAACACTATACTGATGCAGATGATCTGGATGCTGCAAACAGATTCAGGATGCGGCGTGCCAGGCTAAGATTTGATGGTGAATCGGCCAATAAGAGGTTTAGTTACCGTTTTCAGGTGGATTTAAGTGGCGCATCAGAAGCTGATGACGGAGACACCAATTACCTCATGGATGCCTATATTTCTTATGAACTCACCAACCGTATTAAAGTTTCGTTCGGGCAGCGATCTACCTACACCGACAATCGTGAATTATTCATGTCTTCCAATACCCTTCAATTGGTAGAACGAAGCAGACTTACTTCAGCTTTTGCATCTATCAGGGAATTCGGATTGTTTTTACAGGGTAACTTCAGGTCCGGAGGAGGCAGTTATTTAAGACCTTACTTTGTTCTTACTAACGGAGACGGAGGAAATGTTTTTGGAAAAGACCACGGCGGGTTAAAAGTAGGAGGAAGAATTGACTTTTTACCCTTTGGTCTTTTCACCAACTTCGGGCAATTCAGGCAGGCTGATGTAATGCGGGAACGATCCCCAAAATTAGCTATAGGAGTAAATTACAGCCACAACAACGGGATGAGCAGCCGAAGAGGTAGAGGAAGTGGCGACATCATTTACCTGAATGATAATGACGAAGAATCACTACCCGATTACACTAAATACGGCATTGACTTTTTGTTTAAATACAATGGTTTTTCCGCTTTAGGCGAATATGTAAAAACCTCAGCTACCGTACCCTCCGATATTACAAAACGCATACTTAACAGTGGCTCTATTTCCACTTCTTTTGAGGTGGATGGTGAACAAGATGTGGAAAATTATGTAAAAGGGCGTATGATGCTGGGAGAAGGGTACAACCTTCAGTTAGGCTACCTTTTTAAAAGCGGTTATTCTGTAGATGCAAGATATACTCATTTAAAAGCCGACACCAATTCGTTTTTAAACAATGATACATTTTACAGCCGCCCCAATTACTATACAATAGGTTTAAGCAAGTACCTGGCACGTAATTACGGAGCCAAAATACAAACTTCATTTACCTATGTAGACGGCGACTCTATAAATGATAACGGAGGTAACCCTATAGATGGCAACGAATGGATTGCAAGATTAATGTTAACCTTTTCTTTTTAA